CCTCCGAGACACGATGGTTCTATAGACGGGACCTCCAGGGCTCTCTCTGTACAACTGACAAAAATCCATCCTAGAAGACCATGATCAGACGGCCCCCAACTGTCATTGCCCTGGAAGAAAGTGATGTTGAATCTCACCTTGAACGGATCTATATCCGTCATACCCTGACTGTTGAATTCGAGCAGTTGCACCTAGACGAGAGCTGCGACGAAACGATGGACCCATCCCTCAGCTCCTGTGTCCCTACAGAATCCAATGCGGACATTGATACCACAGGTCTGAGTcaagaaggattctcatGTTTTGAGTCTTCTCCAGGAGAGAGGAGCTATGCCTCTACAAATGCAATTCCACACACTTCTGTGACAAAGTCATGCTTCAAATCCCCAAACCCAAACCACCGGTCCTCGTTCCATTTGACAATTTCGACTGGAATACAATCGCAAGCAGACTGGTCTGTTGACCCACCGCGACTGAAGGTGAAATTTGCGCTGTCACCGCAGGAACTCGAACTCCATAGCGGCAAGGCCCCTCTTGAAGAAACAGGTACATGTGTCAAACTCCCAAAAATCCAAACATCCGCTCTATCTAATAGTCGAATCCCCGGGCAGATCGAGATTGTCGCGGAGAAAACCACTGGTCAAGCCACACAGATGCTATATATACACCCATGTCCGTTGACTCGCCAACCTCGACGCCGCAGGTTTCATTCTTGTCGTGTGGTGTCTCGTCAAGTCCAGCCACCGCAAGCGTCCCACCCCGGGACCTAACCCTAGCGTCCACCATGTCTTACGAGGCAGTCTTGGCCGAGGGGGCAGTCTCGCCTGCTAGCGTGTCCAATCACATTGACGAGGACCGAAACCCTCACACCAACATCGTCATCCAAAAGCGATCTCAAGATATCGTGGATGCTTGAAATTGGTGGCTTTATTCTAGCGGTTTGgcctcttcgtgtccaccATGAGCTGTCCCAGTGGGGTTTCTATTGCTACCATTGGTTTCAAAGGCATGAACCCAGTCGACTCTAATTCTGTATATTTATGGTATGATTTTTCTCGCCCCAAGACCCTAATGATCATACGGGGAATGGAAGTATGCAATTATAAGATACTGAACCAGCCTCACGCATTAGCGGTTCCAGAACAACATGCcagaaaaatcaaaaataaCCCCTCAAGCCTTGGTCCAGACTATACAATGTCTCACGTTAAAATACAAAAGAAGCGATCTAGAATGCCAGTAAACAATTATCTGAGACAACGATATCGAAATCTATCAATAGTTCAGTGGAGAAGAACCACACAAACCTGGCTGCCTCCAGATCTGACGCGGCCCAGGCAGTGCCCTTTCACCATTGACACATCTCACCGTGAGAACGCTGGAATCCGCGGCCGACGTCACGCTGAATTGCTGACATGGCTTACTCGGACTTTCCTTTTGCTTGCACACCGTTGAGATAGTTTTTCTTGATCCTCGATATCACTGGCTCATGGTTGACCCGCGTTCTCTGCACGGATCCACTAGCCACCGCATAGAATAATCTTGAAAGCCTTGTGTTCCGGGAAACTTCCGTGTGTCGATAGCGATGAGACAGTGTTGGCTGGTAGGATGCTCATGTTGATTCGAGGGGTTTGCGTTTCGGGTTTTATGGATGGACATGGCTCGGATAGAGAGGCTTTTGCGGTGTACGTTGGTGATTGTCTGGTTAGTGATCTGCATTGTGGCGAGTGTAACTCGAGGGGGACAATGGCAATGGTGGGGCGTCAAGGTTGGATGAGAAATCCCACAAAACACTCTGTCCGAATAGGGTGAGATCTGCTTAGCTTAGaaatttccaaggttgccgACGGGTCTTTCAAATGGCTTGACTGGATTTTTAGAACTTCCGGAGCCTGAGGCTGCGCTGTGGCATGGGTCTAGTAGGAAGGGTCACGTGCTGATCAATTTCACAGAAGGTCAACACACAAGTTACTTGGGAAGGGAAATAAAGTTCATCAACTGAATGAAGGAAAAATGAGCAATCGCACATGTCAAGttttctaaaaaaaaaagaagcgtGCCAAAAGCAAATCCAGGCTTTCGGCTGATGGAAGAGGGAATAGGGAGATGATAAGGTGAAGAGGGTTGGAAAGTGGAAAGTAACAAGATAACAAAGATCAATCGTCTTCCAGATATCGGTTCAAATGCTCTCATGTGTATAATTTTTCCATGACGGTATGAGCTCGTTTCAATtggatcaaaaaaaaaggaagagagaggggGAAAAACAGTCCTTCACTTCAGACAAGAATTGTGCGACAAGTAAAAGCAAGAAACCAAGGGGAATGAATTATCTACTATTTCTTCGCGAAAGCCTGGGCACCGTCGACCAAGCGGCGCTCGTTGTTCTGGCGGCCGTTGACAAAGTCGGGGTAGTTGAGGGTCAACTCAACGGCACCGTTGACAATGTTGTCAACGGCCTCGACACCGAGCATGAAGGAGTGGTCCTGGTTGCCGACCTCGTAGCGCCAGCTACCGAAGCGGCCACGGGACCAGATACCCTTCTCCTGGAGCTTGGGGAGAATCTGGGTGAGGGCACCCTCACGCTCCAGGCTGGGGGTGGGGTAACCGTGGTCGAAGCGGCGGTGGTAGGTGGAGACAATCTCATCACCGGGCAGAAGCATCTGGGTGTTGACAAGGCCCTGGATGGATTCGGCAAGGAGGGTCTCGTGGTTGACGGGCTTCAGGGAAGATTCGGAAACCTCCAACATGACAGACCAGTAGGGACCTTCCTGAGCCTCGGTGCTCTCAGGCTTGGAGCCGTCAGCGAGCTGAAGGGTGGGCAACTTCTTGGAGGCTTCGGGCTGGTTGTTGGGGGAGTAGTTGGAGAAGATGGTAGCACGGTAGAATGGGCAATCATCCTCGGGGAAGTACAGCCAGCACTTGTCGCCGATGCGATCGGGACGGACACCACGGATACCAACACCGATAACGTGGGTGGAGGAGTAGAAGAGCTGCTTGGTGAGGGGAATGAGCTCGGTGTCGTTCATGGCCTCCGCGAGATAGTCAACAGCCATGGTGGAGACCAGTTTTCCGTAACCAATGGTGGTGCCATCGGCGAGAGTGACGGTCTTGTTGTAAGCGTTGACCTTCTCGACCTTGTTGTTGGGGCCATAGCGGGTGTTCTCCTTGGGGAGAGTGTTGGCAACAGCAATCCAGATACCACCAGTACCATCGCGGGAGGGGAAACGGAAGGTAGCGTTGGGACCCCAGTTACCGGCGGTCTTGTTAAGGATGACGTTGGTAGTCACGGCCTTGAGGTTGGGGGCAGCGACGCGTTCACCGAGCCAAGCGCATTGCATCTAAACATGGTGGATCAGTCATGTTTCAAGACCATGGAAAAACAAGTCAATCTTACCTTGGTGGTGGGAACAGCCCAGACCTTGTAGTTGTAGGGTCTCATGAAGAGGTCGGCAATACCAGTACCCATCATGCGGACAATCCACTCATCAAAATCCTTGGGCTTCGTGTTGGAGACACGGGCCTCAAGAGCAGCATCGATCATGCCGTCAATGCACTTCACCTGCTCTTCCTTGGGCAGCATAGAAATGTTGTTCTGGAAGGGGTAGGGAACCCATTGCTCCTGGCAGCGAACGTAGGAGATACGCTCGTGTGTGTaccaatcttcttctttggggAGGGCCTCGTTAATGCAGTCGTCGAAGTACTTGTAGTGGGAGAAGATAACGTGACCACCGACATCGTACAGCTGTTAGGCAGGTTAGAGGTGCGGCCATGATTAAGTCCGGGTCACAACTTACGAAACCTTCGGGGGTAACATCAGTGGAAGCCAAACCACCGGGGATCTCATTTGAGTCGATAATCATCCATGAGGGGCCATTCTGTATGCTCCATTAGATATTTGATTCCCAGATGCCCCTCCCCCTTTTTTGGGGTATCTTTACATGTGCCCCTCTTTGACACGGTAGATGTTCAGGGAAAAGACTTACAATCTGATTCAAACGTTTGGCGGCACCCAAACCAGTTGGGCCAGCACCAATGACGAGAACGTCAACAGAACTGAGAAGCAATTGTTAAGAGATAGGTTTGATGGTGAGTCCAGATGTCCTTACATGTCGGGGTGGGTCATTCTGCCTTGTAGAAGGTCCTGAAAGCTGGGGACTCGTTTGAAGGTCTTAAGGGCGACGTTCAGCATAGAAGCACAGCTGCAGGAATCTGCAGAATATAAAGAGGGGAATGGAGGGATAATAAAGGGCAAGGGAGCGGAGGAAccaaagaagaaggggaAGTGGGAGGACAACGTGACCAAGCTAAGGGTATCTAGACGCACCTGGTTTTGTGGGTTAAACGGATCCGGTGGAGACGACGTGCCTGTTTCAGCTTTACTCGTATTGACATtggttctttgtttttgttttgtggatttggagattaattttcttttttcttttaattAATTTTCTTTCACAACCCGTCAAATAGGTACTCCTATCATATTGACAAGTTCGATTGCAATTACAATGATGTACTCAGGGGGAGGCAGTGCTCCGGGGCTCAATCTTGGAGACAAGTATGGAGCATGTTGTGCTCCCTACTCCCTACGCTCTGTATAGAGCAAAATGAACGCGTAAGGCAATCTTATCTCATCATACCGTAATGAGAACCCTTGTAAGAACTTAACATATCACATTCAGTGAAAAGCCGTTATAATGGGTTTGAGCTTATCGTGATACCTCCAAAGGCAGGGACCTAGAGTGCGTGAAACATGCATTCACCTTTCGTATGCGGGTAGGTTGATATTAGACCTTGAATTCTTCCCTTGGCGGGTATCAGAAAAGCACTCTGGGTCCTTCCTCCGGAATGCCCATTATCATATCAATCCCAATCTCG
The nucleotide sequence above comes from Penicillium digitatum chromosome 1, complete sequence. Encoded proteins:
- a CDS encoding Putative Udp-galactopyranose mutase — encoded protein: MTHPDISVDVLVIGAGPTGLGAAKRLNQINGPSWMIIDSNEIPGGLASTDVTPEGFLYDVGGHVIFSHYKYFDDCINEALPKEEDWYTHERISYVRCQEQWVPYPFQNNISMLPKEEQVKCIDGMIDAALEARVSNTKPKDFDEWIVRMMGTGIADLFMRPYNYKVWAVPTTKMQCAWLGERVAAPNLKAVTTNVILNKTAGNWGPNATFRFPSRDGTGGIWIAVANTLPKENTRYGPNNKVEKVNAYNKTVTLADGTTIGYGKLVSTMAVDYLAEAMNDTELIPLTKQLFYSSTHVIGVGIRGVRPDRIGDKCWLYFPEDDCPFYRATIFSNYSPNNQPEASKKLPTLQLADGSKPESTEAQEGPYWSVMLEVSESSLKPVNHETLLAESIQGLVNTQMLLPGDEIVSTYHRRFDHGYPTPSLEREGALTQILPKLQEKGIWSRGRFGSWRYEVGNQDHSFMLGVEAVDNIVNGAVELTLNYPDFVNGRQNNERRLVDGAQAFAKK